The genomic region TATGTTGGTGGCGCCAAACTTTTTGACTCCACCAACTTTTACTGTAAATTTTAGATCATTTACATgtttaaccaaaaaaatgggtcatttacataattaataattttttggggttagttttataaaaaagtCTATACTTAACTTAGGACATGCTTCCACTTCCAAATGCCACAAGTCTAGTAACTTTATAGAAAGGTTGTCAATATCCTTGATATTACAACTCAAGAAGGAAACAATGCGTTGCATAATGCGGCAAGGTACGGGCACAAGTTGTTGGTACGAGAGATCATCAAAGAACGTCCTTCCCTCACCTTCAAGATAAACCACAAGGGAGAGACACCGGTGCATGTCACCACCAAGTTTGGAAGACGTGacattattgaatttttaatcaAAGAAATGAAAGACTATAAAGGCATACACATTGGTAAGATGAGGGATAAATTTGGGAATACCCCTTCACATGGAATCGCCAGGAATGAAATTTCAAGGCAATGGCGGCGTTGGCAGCAAACGATACAGAATCGTTGCGCAGGATAAAGAATATGGGAGAGTCGCCACTGTCGATTGCTATTTCTATGAGGCTCATCAATTTCGCAGCGAGAATCATAGATTTTAATCCGGAGACACTTGATGACATTGGACACAACGGCCAAACACCTTTGCATGTTGCTATCAAGAGGAACGATTTTGGTAAACcactcctttttttttataagaaacATAGTCACTGACCTGAATTataatctctctctctctctcacttctgcctttgtttttgtttttgtttttgttttttttaatgaaatctaGAAGTCATGAGCGTAAACCAGAACTGGTCCAAAAGCAAGATGAAAGAAGAGGACTCCCCTTCATTATGCATTATGTTGTTGTTTAACAAAGATTCTATTGTTGCATACATAAAAGATaacaataagaaaatacctCTTTACTTGGCAGCAGAGAAGGGCTCCATCGGGATGGTTGATGAGAGCCAGCACAACCTTCTTGATCTTGCAGCTATGAACGGGAATGTAGA from Gossypium raimondii isolate GPD5lz chromosome 1, ASM2569854v1, whole genome shotgun sequence harbors:
- the LOC105786741 gene encoding uncharacterized protein LOC105786741, encoding MAALAANDTESLRRIKNMGESPLSIAISMRLINFAARIIDFNPETLDDIGHNGQTPLHVAIKRNDFEVMSVNQNWSKSKMKEEDSPSLCIMLLFNKDSIVAYIKDNNKKIPLYLAAEKGSIGMVDESQHNLLDLAAMNGNVDAVKYSLNLVEMEDLMNSPDVDGNTALHLAATNYHSDVVTVLSEKTNVKHLTLKALNGAYKFMNPEDVLENPRLDDMKVEIPAKFG